A single window of Helicobacter pylori NCTC 11637 = CCUG 17874 = ATCC 43504 = JCM 12093 DNA harbors:
- a CDS encoding L-lactate permease yields MEFYQVYDPLGHIWLSALVALSPIALFFISLIVFKLKGYSAGFLSLLLSILIALFVYKMPAQMVSASFFYGFLYGLWPIAWIVIAAIFLYNLSVKSGYFEILKESILTLTPDHRILVILIGFCFGSFLEGAIGFGGPVAITAAILVGLGLNPLYAAGLCLIANTAPVAFGAVGIPITAMASVVGIPELEISQMVGRVLPIFSIGIPFFIVFLMDGFRGIRETFPAVAVTGFSFAIAQFLSSNYLGPQLPDIISALVSLISTTLFLKFWQPKRIFTSNGKEPTINTEKHHICKVVVAWMPFVLLTITIIIWTQPWFKALFKEGGALAFSSFAFEFDSISQKIFKTVPIVTEATNFPVVFKLPLILTTGTSIFLAALLSVFLLRVKISDAIGVFGATLKEMRLPILTIGVVLAFAYVANYSGMSATLALALADTGHVFTFFSPVVGWLGVFLTGSDTSSNLLFGSLQMLIATQLGLPEVLFLAANTSGGVVGKMISPQSIAIACAAVGLVGKESELFRFTVKYSIALAIIMGIVFTLIAYVFPFIIPIIPK; encoded by the coding sequence ATGGAATTTTATCAAGTCTATGACCCATTAGGCCATATTTGGCTGAGCGCTTTAGTCGCACTTTCGCCTATTGCGCTCTTTTTTATTTCTCTTATTGTCTTTAAACTTAAAGGGTATAGCGCTGGGTTTTTAAGCTTATTGCTTTCAATCCTTATTGCGTTATTTGTGTATAAAATGCCCGCTCAAATGGTGAGCGCGAGTTTTTTCTATGGCTTTCTTTATGGCTTGTGGCCGATCGCTTGGATTGTGATCGCTGCGATTTTTCTTTACAACCTTTCAGTGAAATCCGGGTATTTTGAGATTTTAAAAGAAAGCATTTTAACTCTAACGCCAGATCACCGCATTTTAGTGATTCTGATTGGCTTTTGTTTTGGCTCGTTTTTAGAAGGAGCGATCGGCTTTGGAGGCCCGGTAGCGATCACAGCAGCGATTTTAGTCGGCCTTGGGCTAAACCCCTTATACGCTGCCGGATTATGCCTGATCGCTAACACCGCTCCTGTAGCTTTTGGCGCAGTGGGCATTCCTATTACGGCAATGGCTAGCGTGGTGGGTATCCCTGAGTTAGAGATTTCTCAAATGGTGGGCAGGGTGTTACCCATTTTTTCCATTGGTATCCCTTTTTTCATCGTGTTTTTAATGGATGGTTTTAGAGGGATTAGAGAGACTTTTCCTGCAGTGGCCGTTACCGGGTTTAGTTTCGCTATCGCGCAATTTTTAAGCTCTAATTATCTAGGGCCACAGCTTCCGGATATTATTTCAGCTTTAGTGTCATTGATTTCTACCACTTTATTTTTAAAATTCTGGCAGCCCAAACGCATTTTCACCAGCAATGGCAAAGAGCCCACGATAAACACAGAAAAACACCATATTTGTAAGGTGGTTGTGGCGTGGATGCCTTTTGTGTTGCTCACGATTACGATTATCATATGGACGCAACCCTGGTTTAAAGCGCTCTTTAAAGAAGGCGGGGCTTTGGCGTTTTCTAGCTTTGCGTTTGAATTTGATTCTATCAGTCAAAAGATTTTTAAAACCGTTCCCATTGTTACTGAAGCGACCAATTTTCCTGTGGTGTTCAAACTCCCTTTGATTTTAACGACAGGCACTTCCATTTTTTTAGCCGCTCTTTTAAGCGTGTTTTTGTTGCGCGTGAAAATCAGCGATGCGATAGGGGTGTTTGGGGCCACTTTAAAAGAAATGCGTTTGCCGATTTTAACCATTGGCGTGGTTTTAGCGTTTGCGTATGTGGCTAATTATAGCGGCATGAGTGCTACGCTCGCTTTAGCGTTAGCGGATACTGGGCATGTTTTCACTTTCTTTTCGCCTGTTGTAGGCTGGCTTGGGGTGTTTTTAACCGGAAGCGATACGAGTTCTAATCTTTTATTTGGCTCTTTGCAAATGCTCATCGCTACACAGCTTGGCTTGCCTGAAGTGCTTTTCTTAGCGGCAAACACTTCAGGGGGTGTTGTGGGTAAAATGATAAGCCCTCAAAGTATCGCTATCGCTTGCGCGGCAGTGGGGTTAGTGGGGAAAGAGAGCGAATTGTTCAGATTTACTGTAAAATACTCCATCGCTTTGGCAATCATTATGGGGATTGTCTTCACTCTTATTGCTTATGTCTTCCCCTTTATTATCCCCATCATTCCTAAATAA